The Coraliomargarita parva sequence CGTAATCGACCGAAGAGATGCCGGTAAAGGCAAGCTCCGCATTCAACGCGGTAGGCTGAATGTCGAATTCGATTTGCAGCGTGCCGATGTTGCCCATCGCCCATGCAAGCGCGTCTTCACCGCCTGCGGTGCGCCGCCACATTTCGGCAAAGTGCATTTTCAGGAACGGATCATTCCCCACCGAAAAAGAGGAATAGCCGGGACCGTTGAACTCGCGCAAGTAGTCGATTTGAGCGGCAAGGATGCGATGCACGACACGCCCGTCGATCTTGATGCGGATTTCCTTGATGATGTCGGAAACGGCGCGTGCGGCGGCGGCTCCACTCGTCAACTGAAGAAGGATATAGAAATACCGGAGGGCTCCGGTAGGGAGGTCAAGCACACAGGTCGAGCCTGCGGTTTTGTTGACCACGCTGGGAAGGCGGCGCTTTTTGGGACTCATGATTTTAAAGTCTGGTTATAGTTGAGCGGCAAAAAAGCGGACCTTAGAAAGGAAGCTTTTGAACTGCCTTTTGAGCAACGCCGGTTTGCGAGAGGATACCACCAGCGAGAGCGGCAGCGGTGAGCATTACGAAGGTTTTCACGTCGATTTTCATGATAACTTGATGTTGAGTTTAGAGCGCAAAAAAGCCGCAGAGACAGCGAGCACCCCGCCCACTAAAAAAACCTTTGCTGCTGTTTTCACTTTCATCGAAGCCCAACGAAAAAGCCCCGACGTTTTACCTGTCGAGGCTTTGGCTTTGCGTGAAACTGTAAGGTTTTCTATGCTCGTTTATGACTCTGTGTGGACGGGAAAGAGAAGAGCGAACAAACGCTATTCGCAATGCCGCTTCGCTTCATTCGAAAGCTCGGGGTTCTCAGAAAGAAAGCGCCAGTAGTCCCGAGTTTCGGGCGTAACATCGTTACAAAGATGTATTACATCGGCCAGAGCTTGAACGTATCCCCCGACATAACCCTCCATAGACATCGCCCGCCCTATGTGGCTCTTGTCGGCGTCCTCTCTGGCTTGCTTTGCGAGTATTATTTTTTGAGCTTTAATTACGTTTTTCTGTATGTCTTTAGCTTTCATATAAGTGGTGTTGTCAGTTCCGAGAACAAGGCGGAGGCAACGGCTAGCGCCGCGCCTCACCTTGAGCGTTCGGCTACACGCGCGGCGGTGGCACGTCCTCGTCAGTGTGCGGCTCTGGCACCATCTGCGCCTCACTTGATATGTTCGCTGAAAAGAAAAGAGAAAGATAGAATCCGACGCGTCCCATATATCCACGGCACGGCATTTCTAACTGTGCATATTCGCGCGGAGTTCCTTTCCAGTTTTCCGGTTTAGGATTCGCCGCAATCCAACGCTTCCAATTCTTCTCGAAAAATTCTGTGTCAGATGCGTTCATTTCAGCGCCTTTCCGTCTCTGCCGATCACTTCACAGATTTGCACGGCTTTGTTGACGTGCAAATATTCGTATTGGTTCAACATGCATACGCGTTCGATTGTTTGCTCACTGGCTGCGTTGAAAGCGTAGTCGCCGCGTGCGGCCTTCATATCGTCCGAGCCGCAACCGAAAAGCCGCAAATCCGCGCAATTGTCCCGGATCGCTTTACAGGTCCGCTTGTAGTTCTGTGACAGGAGAATGATTTTGATATGATCGTCCCGGCAGAGTTGAAACATATCCATTACAAGCTTGTCCGGGTTGTTTCCGAGGTCCACGGCTCCCTCATCGAATACGATACAACAAGGCGGCAAGCGGTTTGCATCCCACATTTTGACAATCTGCATCGGATCGCCCGTCACGAAGTCAGCCCCGGCAAACGTGCGCCATTCCTTCACGTCTGATTTTTCGCTGCCGTCCGCATTCTTCCGGCGTGCCTTTGCGCTCGCAACGAATACGGGAAAGCCGCTCATGCGGATTTCACGCGCCAGCCGCTTTCCGATGAAGCTTTTGCCGCTCCCGGTAGAGCCGACAATGTAGGAGTGTTGAATTTTTGCGCTGTCTTTAAGCATCGTTGTTTTCCTGTTGTGGTTGAGAGTTTGCGGCCTGCTTCGCGTTGTGATTCTTCAAAGCCTTTCGAGCGTTCCACCAGCTAGCGAGACGCACCTTTGCCTTGTAGAGAGACGAGAAAACGCGCTGTTTAATGCTTTGCTGTATCGGCTGAACGTTTTTGCGGAATTCCGGTTGCGCGTAGCACATGGCCAGATAGCCGCCAAAGCCGATTGCAAGACGCGTTTTTGGTCCCATGTTGAGGGTTCCGGCACGCGGGAAAACATCGTTGATTCCGTCAATCATCATGAGGCGTAATTCCTCCATGCTGACAGGCGAGCCGCTTTGCACCTCCGGCGCTTTCGGACCTCCGAAGGCTTCACCGATCTTTAAGAGTGTATCGACGCAATAAGCGGCAACAGGCAACTCTGTCGGCTTTGTGCCGGGCTGTGCGCTCGTTTCCGCAAAAGGGGAAGGGGAGGGCGATTGCTCTGCGGCCTCCGGCGTCACTCCGAAGGCTTTGACCTCCGGCGCGTATTCCGGGAAGGCGCTTGAGCTGGACGGCTCCGGCGTCTCTGTCGGATCCGGTTCCGGCTTCCGCTCCGGCGCTGGCTCCGAAAACTTCCGCAAATTCTTAGGGATGCGAGCAAACGCACCGCAAGCCGTCACTGGAGGCTTGCCGCTCGCGTCTGTAGGCTGATGGATTGCAGGCTCATGCTTGAACGTGCGGCCATTGCAACGGCTTTTCCAGCATCCTTCCGCATCGTCAAAGAAAACCTCTGCTTTGCTACGGTTGCGGCGCTTTTTGCGCTGTTTCCGCACTGGAGGTGTGATTTCCGGCGCTGGTTTGGCTTCCGGCACGATTGGAGGCGATGCCTCCGGCGCTCCGGCGCTGATTTCAACGGCCTTAAATTCGCCGCTCGATTCAATTTCCTGTGTCAGTGATTCCATGATTCAAAAACCTTTCTGCTTCGTTTGTTGTGATTCTGGTGTCTCTTGGAGAGTATTTGACCGCCTTCAATGCTCCGGCACGGATCATGCGCCGCACCGTGCTTTCGGACTTCTTCAAAGCGCGTGCAAATTCTTCGATTGTGTATCCTGGCTGTGTCATCAAAACGGGTTCCTTTCGTCGTAATCTATGAATTCTCCGGCCTTCTCCGCTGCGTATCGCTCTAAGTTCGGCACGTATTGAGAATCCAGCCTTTCTCCGGCTGCTAGACGATCCAGAAGCCGCAAAATGTGTTGACGCTTTACCCGAGTGCGGATTCGCCCGGCGCGGCTGCTAGGAAACGACTCACAAAGCCGACGATACCAAGGCGGATTGCGCTCCATGACCACGCGCACTTGATGGCCTTCGTGCTTCGGCTCCGTCGCTGGCGCGAGGCAGACTTGCAATTGCTGGCTCTCCAGCTCGTTCAAGAGGAATTCGAAGCCGTTCATGCCGCATCCTTTCCGTTTCGATTTTCGTCGCGTTCCGTGTCGCAGTTTCCGTCGCACTTCTCGCGCAATGCTTTCGCAAGGTCTGGATGCTTTTGCGCGAATACGGAAAAGGATTCCTCCGGCTCGCGCCCGTATTCCTCCGCAAACGCTTGCCGCCAGCCTTGCGGCTCCGGCAGGTCTTTGGCTGGGTCCGGCTTCGGCTTGAACTTCGCAAATTTTTCTCCAGCAATCCACGCTCGCAACTTCGCAAACGTGAGTTTTAAGCCTTTTGCAGCGTAGTGATCGCGTGCCGCCTCCGCGCATTCCTCCACGTCTGCACGGTTTGGAAAGTGCTCCTTTGCCTTCTCCACCAATTCCCCAAAATTAGAAAGAGAGAGAGTAGAGCCAGAAACATCTGTCTCTCTCTCTGTCTCAATCTGTCTGTCTTCTCTAGGTGTCGCAGGTTGTGTCGCAGTTTCTGCGCGTGCTGTGTCGCAGTTTTCGAGCGAATACGTGCATTTTTTTGATGTAGGATTGATACGAAAACGGATCAATCCGGCCTCAGCGAGCCGTTCACGGCTCCGCGCAAGCGTGCTCCGGCTGGTGATTCCAAGCGCCGCACAGGTCTTTGCTGCGGACGGTTCGAACTCCAAAGGCCAATGAAGCCGATTTGCGACATTCAGAAGCCAGAAGAAAAGGGCGATTTCCTTTGCGTTTATGGTGTCAGTGACAGCCTGCACCGCCCAAAAGTCATTTGC is a genomic window containing:
- a CDS encoding helix-turn-helix domain-containing protein, whose translation is MTQPGYTIEEFARALKKSESTVRRMIRAGALKAVKYSPRDTRITTNEAERFLNHGITDTGN
- a CDS encoding ATP-binding protein; amino-acid sequence: MLKDSAKIQHSYIVGSTGSGKSFIGKRLAREIRMSGFPVFVASAKARRKNADGSEKSDVKEWRTFAGADFVTGDPMQIVKMWDANRLPPCCIVFDEGAVDLGNNPDKLVMDMFQLCRDDHIKIILLSQNYKRTCKAIRDNCADLRLFGCGSDDMKAARGDYAFNAASEQTIERVCMLNQYEYLHVNKAVQICEVIGRDGKALK
- a CDS encoding major capsid protein P2, yielding MSPKKRRLPSVVNKTAGSTCVLDLPTGALRYFYILLQLTSGAAAARAVSDIIKEIRIKIDGRVVHRILAAQIDYLREFNGPGYSSFSVGNDPFLKMHFAEMWRRTAGGEDALAWAMGNIGTLQIEFDIQPTALNAELAFTGISSVDYVNGKLGDIVQVLNSTVPANGAGKFTLSTLPKDLPYYRIHCFTDKIDKATVTLNGNVEFELTKNESLADQSIDGLNPTSTVFTIPFDQRQRVGDFIDPRGASEFAIEFECAAGMVPFQMVVEQVGPHKPGAAA